A genomic region of Papaver somniferum cultivar HN1 chromosome 7, ASM357369v1, whole genome shotgun sequence contains the following coding sequences:
- the LOC113299245 gene encoding U4/U6.U5 small nuclear ribonucleoprotein 27 kDa protein-like has product MVDRERDRERDRDRDRERRRDREDRDRDRERDRIKDRDRSRRSRTPERTRSSRHTRSRTRSPRRPRSGTRSPSYRRVKSRSRSRSVDRSRRHHHHRDRSPSQERKHRRDDNKQKRDSSVDIVSEFVDGIVREQDEKKAPNEDNNEGEIMMDNDEIEMMKKLGMPVGFDSTKGKPVPGADVSGIRMTTKRQPRQYMNRRGGFNRPLPLERNR; this is encoded by the coding sequence atggtGGATAGAGAGAGAGACCGTGAGAGAGACAGAGATAGAGATAGAGAAAGAAGGAGAGACAGAGAAGATAGAGACCGGGACCGTGAAAGAGATAGAATCAAAGATCGAGATCGAAGCAGAAGATCACGAACCCCAGAACGTACTCGTTCATCAAGACACACTCGTTCGCGTACCCGCTCACCAAGACGCCCTCGCTCCGGTACCCGTTCACCATCATATCGAAGAGTAAAATCAAGATCTCGTTCACGTTCCGTCGACCGTTCTCGACGACATCATCATCACCGTGACCGTTCTCCGTCGCAAGAACGAAAACACCGTCGCGACGACAACAAACAAAAAAGGGATTCATCAGTTGATATAGTATCAGAATTTGTTGATGGAATTGTAAGGGAGCAAGACGAGAAGAAGGCACCTAATGAAGATAATAATGAGGGAGAAATTATGATGGATAATGATGAGATTGAGATGATGAAGAAATTAGGTATGCCTGTTGGTTTTGATTCAACTAAAGGTAAACCTGTACCTGGTGCTGATGTTAGTGGGATTAGAATGACTACTAAAAGACAACCTCGGCAGTATATGAATAGACGTGGAGGGTTTAATCGTCCTCTTCCTCTGGAGCGTAATCGGTGA
- the LOC113293231 gene encoding ribulose bisphosphate carboxylase small chain clone 512-like, with protein sequence MSAGIIAVPVAVSGHAGLKTVSTKMFSPKTSIGWGGKVVSNGSRTHCMKTWNPIENKKHETLSYLPPLSNESIAKEIDYMLSKGWIPCLEFDEVGHVYRTNSQMPGYYDGRYWTLWKLPMFGCTDATQVLNEMQECKKTYPNAYIRCLAFDNQKQVQCMAFIIQKPSSSFT encoded by the exons ATGTCTGCAGGGATCATTGCAGTTCCAGTTGCCGTGTCCGGCCACGCCGGATTGAAAACTGTTTCGACAAAAATGTTTTCACCTAAGACATCCATTGGATGGGGTGGGAAAGTGGTTTCAAATGGATCCAGAACTCATTGCATGAAG ACGTGGAATCCAATCGAAAACAAGAAGCACGAGACACTGTCATACTTACCACCTCTCTCAAATGAATCCATTGCTAAGGAGATCGATTACATGCTCTCTAAAGGATGGATCCCGTGCCTAGAATTCGATGAG GTTGGGCATGTATACCGAACAAACAGCCAGATGCCAGGGTATTACGATGGAAGGTATTGGACATTGTGGAAGCTACCGATGTTTGGTTGCACCGATGCCACTCAAGTTCTGAACGAGATGCAGGAGTGTAAGAAGACGTATCCAAATGCATATATACGTTGCTTGGCTTTTGACAATCAGAAACAGGTTCAGTGCATGGCTTTTATCATTCAAAAACCCTCCTCTTCTTTTACTTAA